In the genome of Zobellia nedashkovskayae, the window AAATCTTAATTACGTAGCGCAAGACACCAGCGACCGCATCATGCATCCACAAATGAGATGGAGTAGAAACCATCCGTTGGAAAAAGTAACTTGGGATACGGCTTTTGAACGTGCTGCTGCCGTTTTTAAAAGTATCATTGCCAAGCATGGACCGGACAGTGTTGGTTTCTACGTATCTGGACAATGCCTTACGGAGGAATATTATCTGGTGAACAAAATAACCAAGGGTTTCATTGGAACTAATAATGTGGATACGAATAGTCGTCTATGCATGAGTTCTGCTGTGGTGGGTTATAAAAAAACACTGGGTGAAGATTCAGTTCCCATTTCATATGAAGATATTGAATTGGCCGATTGTTTTTTGATTGCAGGAGCAAATCCTGCTTGGTGTCATCCTATTCTTTACAGACGTCTAGAACAACATAAAGAAGATAATCCTAATGTAAAAATAATAGTAGTAGATCCAAGAATAACGCAGACTTGTGCGTCTGCAGATTTGCATTTACAAATCCTTCCGGGAACGGATGTTATTCTTTTCAATGCCATAGCTAGATGGCTCATTGAAAAGAAAAAGATAGATAAGAGTTTTATTAAAAAACATACTTCTAATTTTAATGCTTGTAAAGAAAGCGCTTTTACACTTTCTCTACGCCAAGCAGCCGAAAAATGTGGAGTGCCAGTTGCAGATATCCGTAAGGCAGCACAGTATATTGGCGATGCTAATAAGTTTATTAGCATGTGGACAATGGGCCTCAACCAAAGTGTGATAGGGGTTTCTAAAAACGTAGCCTTATTAAATATTTCTTTATTAACCGGGCAAATAGGTAAACCTGGTTGTGGCCCGTTTTCATTAACCGGTCAGCCTAATGCTATGGGTGGTCGTGAAGTGGGTGGTATGGCAAACCTTTTGGCAGCGCATAAAGATTTGGGTAATCCGCAACATAGAAAAGAAGTCTCCGATTTTTGGGGAGGAAAAGAAATTAATTCCGAACCGGGCTATACCGCAACAGAAATGTTCAATGCTCTGGAAAGTGGAAAAATGAAAGCTATATGGGTTATTTGTACGAATCCCGTGGTGAGTATGCCAAATGCCAATAAGATCGAAAAAGCTTTAAAGAATGCTGCATTTGTTGTAGTTCAAGATATTAGCCATAATTCCGAAACTACTAAGTTTGCCGATTTAGTATTGCCAGCTGCAGGGTGGTTAGAGAAAGATGGCACCATGACCAATTCTGAAAGAAGAATTAGTTATTTACCTAAGGTTATTGATGCCCCAGGAGAGGCTTTGCCAGATGTAGAAATTCTTTGGCGTTTTGCTCAAGCTATGGGCTATGAAGGTTTTGATTATAAAAATGCCGCTGAAGTTTATGATGAACATTGCCTTTTAACAAAGGGTACCAATATAGATATTACAGGTCTATCGCACGAACGCCTTAAAAATGAGGGGAGTTTCCAATGGCCGGTTCCTCATAAAACGCATCCGGGTACACCACGTTTGTTTACGGATCTCAACTTTCCTACTAATGATAATAAGGCACATTTTAATGCGCCAAAGAGTCTTTACAACAAATCAGAAGAAACAGATATTGATTTTCCTTTAATATTGAATACAGGAAGGGTAAGAGATCAATGGCATACCAGAACAAAAACAGGAAAAGTAAAGCGTTTGCTTACCCATGTTCCGCAACCGTACCTAGAAATGAACAAAGTAGATGCTTTTCTACGGAAGTTAAAAGAAGGGGATATTGCGGTTATTAAGAGCAGAAGGGGTGAAGTACAGGTTAAGGTGAAAATTAATTTTGATATTCGTGAGCGTGTAGTTTTTCTTCCTATGCATTGGGGTAAAGTATTGAATAATGATTTTGGTAGGGCAAACAACCTTACCAGTGATTTGATTGATCCTATTTCTAAAGAACCGGATTTCAAATACTGTGCTGTTCAGGTAGAGAAGTTTGTAAAACCAGCTCAAAAAATTATAGTTATAGGAGCGGGTGCCGCTGCGTATCGTTTTATACAATCTTATCGGGAAAAAAATAAAAAAGACGAGTTACATGTTTTCTCTAAAGAAAAAGACCCTTTTTACAACCGTGTTTTGTTACCAGAATATGTAAGTGATGAGCTTTCATGGGAGGCCTTGGAGAAACTAAAAAAGGGGGAACTGCAAAAAATGAATGTTACGTTGCATTCCGGTATAGGTATTTCAGATGTAAATACTTCCATGAAACAAGTAACGGATAGTGCAGGATTGATTCATTCATATGATTTGCTTATCATGGCTACGGGTAGCCGTGCTTTTGTTCCTAGTGAAGTGCAGATAGACCTGCCAGGTCGTTTTACGATGCGAGAACGAGGA includes:
- a CDS encoding nitrate reductase, yielding MLKKKTHKTVCSYCGVGCGILVDVDSKGKIEVDGDPDYPSNKGMLCSKGRNLNYVAQDTSDRIMHPQMRWSRNHPLEKVTWDTAFERAAAVFKSIIAKHGPDSVGFYVSGQCLTEEYYLVNKITKGFIGTNNVDTNSRLCMSSAVVGYKKTLGEDSVPISYEDIELADCFLIAGANPAWCHPILYRRLEQHKEDNPNVKIIVVDPRITQTCASADLHLQILPGTDVILFNAIARWLIEKKKIDKSFIKKHTSNFNACKESAFTLSLRQAAEKCGVPVADIRKAAQYIGDANKFISMWTMGLNQSVIGVSKNVALLNISLLTGQIGKPGCGPFSLTGQPNAMGGREVGGMANLLAAHKDLGNPQHRKEVSDFWGGKEINSEPGYTATEMFNALESGKMKAIWVICTNPVVSMPNANKIEKALKNAAFVVVQDISHNSETTKFADLVLPAAGWLEKDGTMTNSERRISYLPKVIDAPGEALPDVEILWRFAQAMGYEGFDYKNAAEVYDEHCLLTKGTNIDITGLSHERLKNEGSFQWPVPHKTHPGTPRLFTDLNFPTNDNKAHFNAPKSLYNKSEETDIDFPLILNTGRVRDQWHTRTKTGKVKRLLTHVPQPYLEMNKVDAFLRKLKEGDIAVIKSRRGEVQVKVKINFDIRERVVFLPMHWGKVLNNDFGRANNLTSDLIDPISKEPDFKYCAVQVEKFVKPAQKIIVIGAGAAAYRFIQSYREKNKKDELHVFSKEKDPFYNRVLLPEYVSDELSWEALEKLKKGELQKMNVTLHSGIGISDVNTSMKQVTDSAGLIHSYDLLIMATGSRAFVPSEVQIDLPGRFTMRERGDADKLKQYLQKTGLPANEQHVVIVGGGLLGLELAAALKKIDINISIVQRAPRLMERQLDSVASRLLAEDVFERNINLYFDSEVSTVFEEKENPFRLLVNLKTGRTIQCNAIVYAIGTRPNIELAKKADLNTRRGVIVNSYLQTNDPSVFALGEIAEFNNSLFGITSAAEQQADIAANYILGDYSSIYNGSVLMNILKFENLDLCSIGMVNAPSGDSSYEEIILMDVSKRFYKKCIVKDDTLKGAILMGDKNEFAEFKRLIEEEIELSEKRNELLRGASTTVPLKGKMVCSCSQVGEGNIIDAIAGGCSEFNALCSETGAGLGCGSCKPEVKAIMNKQLQLAN